TCCGTCAGGGTATAACCAAATTCCAGCGCAAAAAGGTGTTAATATCGTCCTTCGGAGACTTTGGATGCAGGCGCCATTTCTCAGCCCCAAAGTTTGTGTCTATGTGTATAAAAGTGCGAGTTTTTCGCGTGTTTGTGTGAGGGCGAGTGTTTCTGTCTGTTTGTGTTAATGACAAGTGTTTTCATGTTGTATATGTTCCTCCTCTTTTTTTCGCATGCGTCGCGTAATGACAAGGAGGATGTCGATGAGTATAATGACAACATCAATGCTGATGGTGATGGGGATGCGGATGCTGATGGGGATGATGATGACACAGGAGCCAGAAGCCGCTTAAAGTGTTCTCTTGGATTTTTCTGTAGCCGTTTGCAGGCAGTACGGTATTCGGAAAAATACTggtaaaaatgaataaaaaggaTCCCTAGGTTGGGTAATATTTCACAAATAAAGTACTTAAATATAATACCAATCATCtgataaaatttattttaattataattaaacccAAATTTAACAACTTACTTGTTATATTCTGATTGATTAAAAGAATGTTAGCCGTTAGGTAggccaataattttttttataaagcctTTACCAAGGTATATCCTAGTCGCACAttctttttcctgtttttctattttgttgtcccattgatgatgatgatgtcgaTGAGGCTGTCAATGCGGAATTGAGCTGCGACATAAACACGTTGTCAAATCGAACGCGTGAGTGCTCACGTGCTCGCCGAGCAGAACGGTTATGGGGTTGGGAAAAAGTGGATAAATGGGGAGGCAGTTCACCCCTGTTAGCACGAGCTGTTCGGGTTCTTTGTCAAGAGATTGGCCTACAATCCACTTCCTGGTTGCGCCAACCTGCCTGATGAAAATCTGCCATTAATGTGATTTATGACAGATTTCTGCTCTTCCActtgtaatttatatttattacccACCTTATTTTGCCTATTCACATTGTCTAGAAGTCCTCGGTGGAATTTCCATCTGTCACAGAGCCAAGACAAGTGGATCCCTTgggatttgtattattttttttacaggtATGCACTTTGACGAGAAGTCCTTTCTTACAAAGCCCTTAGGAAGTATTTGTTACCACTtcttaatcaataaatattttgtgttaCACTTTAGtaatagtaaaatatttaaaaaaatatatatagatatttatttcgttattagaaatttttaaattatttattattacttttcatAAAACGAACATATTACCTTTTATtgtataaactaaaaattatcaTACTCGCTCAGCCTAATCATCAGCAGCCGCAACTTCCTGGCCTCCAGTCCAATGGTCAGTGGTTCCTCCGGCACCTGTTCGGTGGCTGAAAAAATGTTGGCCGGCGTAAAGAGCCCGTAGGCCTCGCAGAAGCGCAGAAAGTTGAGGACCTCCTGCACTGTGGCATATGGCAGAATGATGTTCTGCTTGGCCATGCCGGTCAGCAGCCCCAGGACACAGCGCTTCACGTGCAGCCAGGTGTCGGCATAGAGGCGGTTCCCAGACCCACCCTCCAGGGCGTGGGCGATGCGGGACAGGCCGAACTCATAGTTGGATTTGGCGCAGTAGAGAGTGCCCACCACCAGATTTACAATGCACAGGTGGTGGTACTGCTTGCCCAGGTTGCCCTTCAGCTCCTCGGCCTTTTCCACCTTCCGCATCAGCTCCTCGGCCTCCTCGTTCTGGAATGTCATGATGTAGGAGACGCACAGGTTGGCCAGCACCGCTGCCGAAACGGACATGATCTGGTTGACATCGGGGTATTGGAGATTAAAATTGGGAACCAACGGGAATGGTATAGTCGAGTGTACCGACTCAGAGATACCCGGTATTTGCTATAGGGAATTTCAGAAAATGTTGACTCTAAAGTATATCAAGTATAAGTACTCTTAGGTATATCAGgtagagcttaaaaaaatatcaaccgTTTTCTATTTCTCGATATTAAATAAGAGTTTTCAAGCTCTTATATCAAATATATGCACCTATTATGAATTTCTTAACTCTTGTAAGCACAGCTTTGTCAATTAGGCGGACTACTTAGATATAAACTTGAAGTCTAGCCCTGTGTTCAACCTAGTACACCCTTGTCCTCTTCAAATACCGGGCATTCAAATTGGAAATATCTGTGGTGGAGGCCTCAATGGCTTAATCTCACATCATCTGAGTGCTGCCGCACGATGGGTTCATAAAAGGCAGCCGCCTCGTTGTATTTATCGCCCTGCATGAAGAGCACATGTCCTGCGTTCAGTCGCCAAATGGAGTTCTCCGAGCAGAACTCGGCACTCGAATGGAATTCCCGTTCGGCCCCCACGAAGTCATCATCGCGCCAGGAAATCCAGGCTCGAGCCATCACCACAGGTAGATAACTGTGAATGAAAGGGTGAAATATATGGTATATCTTGTCAAAAGATAAGTTCAacctaatttgtatttaagttatggaattttttaagaatgaaaaatctgaaaaataaattacattataTCGTAACTTAACAACTCACAGTTCCAGTGCCTGTTCGTAGTCCTTGAGGGCATCCCTCAACGCCTGTTGCTCATTGGTGGCCCTAACCTCCTGAACTTTTGCTGCCAGGCTGCGCAACTTTCCAGCCAGACTGGAGGCCAGGGTGCCCAGTTTCTTCTCGGCCAGCTCTGCGCTGGTTTGTGCGGTTATTAGGGCATCCAGGAGCTCGTAAAGATACTGCGACAAATACTTGTAGGTGAGGTCCGTGTGCTCGGCCAGGATATCCGCAGCAGTTTCGTATAGTTCGTGCTTGCAGCAGATCAGGAGGATGTTGGCGAAGGTCTCCTTGGGACAGGAGGGAGCACCCAGCTCCAGGAGAAACGCCAGCTTCCGCAGACCCGCCACGGGACCCTGGACATCGGTTAGGGCCATATTGTGCAACGTGACCGGATCTAGTTCGCTTTCTGCTCGAGGCGGCAGATCCAAGAGGGCGTCCCGGGCAGCCTCCTCGTTGCCGTCCTGATACTCCAGCGCCGCCTTTAAGTTAAGTGCTTGGGTAATCCCCGAAATGGCCATTGTGATGGGATTGCCAACGCTCCTGGCACCGCCATCGGGTATATCCACCTGGGCGCCAATTCCCAGCTCCGGATGGTTTCGCATCCCCCGCTCCACAATCTCGGATGTATAATCCAGAGCTTGAGCTCGTTGTTTCCTTTGGAAGTGAGCCAGTGCCACGTTGTAGGCCACCAGGGGATT
The genomic region above belongs to Drosophila takahashii strain IR98-3 E-12201 chromosome 2L, DtakHiC1v2, whole genome shotgun sequence and contains:
- the Ttc30 gene encoding tetratricopeptide repeat protein 30 homolog, coding for MLHQGIILREGHVTRTIYNLIKDKRYEDVIECITNFGEAANTRAGLSTLGHCYYHAQKYEEAATCYEQLCQLAPKEAKYRFYYAQSLYQAGIFAEALRVLKQIGDHEDELREHCLQLQSAILYSSEDFAGAQSLLNQRAGGTADTLNDEGCLLFQADQHEAAVQRFQAALQVGGFNPLVAYNVALAHFQRKQRAQALDYTSEIVERGMRNHPELGIGAQVDIPDGGARSVGNPITMAISGITQALNLKAALEYQDGNEEAARDALLDLPPRAESELDPVTLHNMALTDVQGPVAGLRKLAFLLELGAPSCPKETFANILLICCKHELYETAADILAEHTDLTYKYLSQYLYELLDALITAQTSAELAEKKLGTLASSLAGKLRSLAAKVQEVRATNEQQALRDALKDYEQALELYLPVVMARAWISWRDDDFVGAEREFHSSAEFCSENSIWRLNAGHVLFMQGDKYNEAAAFYEPIVRQHSDDIMSVSAAVLANLCVSYIMTFQNEEAEELMRKVEKAEELKGNLGKQYHHLCIVNLVVGTLYCAKSNYEFGLSRIAHALEGGSGNRLYADTWLHVKRCVLGLLTGMAKQNIILPYATVQEVLNFLRFCEAYGLFTPANIFSATEQVPEEPLTIGLEARKLRLLMIRLSEYDNF